In a single window of the Gossypium hirsutum isolate 1008001.06 chromosome D02, Gossypium_hirsutum_v2.1, whole genome shotgun sequence genome:
- the LOC107909855 gene encoding nuclear transport factor 2A isoform X3 produces MDPDAVAKAFVEHYYSTFDANRAGLANLYQEGSMLTFEGQKIQGSQSIVAKLTSLPFQQCKHNITTVDCQPSGSGGMLVFVSGNLQLAGEQHALKFSQ; encoded by the exons atGGATCCAGACGCAGTAGCCAAGGCCTTCGTCGAGCACTACTACTCCACATTCGATGCCAACCGGGCCGGTTTAGCCAATCTCTACCAGGAAGGTTCCATGTTGACCTTCGAAGGTCAAAAGATCCAGGGCTCTCAGAGCATCGTGGCTAAGCTCACCAGCCTTCCTTTCCAGCAGTGCAAGCACAACATCACCACCGTCGATTGCCAGCCTTCCGGCTCCGGCGGCATGCTCGTATTCGTCAGCGGTAACCTCCAACTCGCTGGCGAGCAGCATGCTCTCAAGTTTAGCCAG TGA
- the LOC107909854 gene encoding uncharacterized protein, protein MESTQDIELINQAIQKLLEGTTVKAISENDNDHLLSRLFSQLESLKENNTLKQYEVEELNFPRAEDDKAEAKSENGSGCGGMGVEELVKELKAIKKQNTITHGLLSVMIVVTLFWQVSEASLLLQVKNGLTHPFKSVGSWLVTLLKGRAKPTQQHYNHLVDASASPPSLQLPEFPHLGSSGKDTEWEPSKVLPIIVFVYSVQK, encoded by the exons ATGGAATCAACTCAAGATATTGAGCTTATCAATCAGGCAATCCAGAAACTCTTAGAAGGTACCACAGTAAAAGCTATCTCTGAAAACGATAATGACCATCTCCTCTCCAGATTGTTCTCTCAG TTAGAATCATTAAAAGAAAATAACACCCTGAAGCAATATGAAGTTGAGGAGTTAAATTTTCCGAGGGCTGAAGATGATAAAGCAGAGGCAAAAAGTGAAAATGGCAGTGGATGTGGGGGAATGGGTGTTGAAGAATTGGTGAAAGAGCTTAAAGCAATAAAGAAGCAGAATACCATAACCCATGGCCTTCTTTCGGTGATGATTGTCGTCACTTTGTTCTGGCAAGTCTCTGAAGCATCACTCCTTCTCCAGGTTAAAAATGGTCTCACTCACCCTTTTAAATCTGTTGGAAGTTGGCTTGTTACACTGCTCAAAGGTCGAGccaaacctacacaacaacattATAATCACCTTGTTGATGCTTCAGCTTCACCTCCCTCTCTTCAACTTCCCGAGTTCCCACATCTGGGATCCAGCGGTAAGGACACTGAGTGGGAGCCATCCAAGGTTTTACCAATCATAGTTTTTGTTTATTCTGTTCAAAAGTGA
- the LOC107909855 gene encoding nuclear transport factor 2B isoform X1 yields the protein MDPDAVAKAFVEHYYSTFDANRAGLANLYQEGSMLTFEGQKIQGSQSIVAKLTSLPFQQCKHNITTVDCQPSGSGGMLVFVSGNLQLAGEQHALKFSQMFHLMPTPQGSFYVLNDIFRLNYA from the exons atGGATCCAGACGCAGTAGCCAAGGCCTTCGTCGAGCACTACTACTCCACATTCGATGCCAACCGGGCCGGTTTAGCCAATCTCTACCAGGAAGGTTCCATGTTGACCTTCGAAGGTCAAAAGATCCAGGGCTCTCAGAGCATCGTGGCTAAGCTCACCAGCCTTCCTTTCCAGCAGTGCAAGCACAACATCACCACCGTCGATTGCCAGCCTTCCGGCTCCGGCGGCATGCTCGTATTCGTCAGCGGTAACCTCCAACTCGCTGGCGAGCAGCATGCTCTCAAGTTTAGCCAG ATGTTTCATTTGATGCCAACGCCACAGGGAAGCTTTTATGTGTTGAATGACATATTCAGGTTGAACTACGCGTGA
- the LOC107909855 gene encoding nuclear transport factor 2A isoform X2, protein MDPDAVAKAFVEHYYSTFDANRAGLANLYQEGSMLTFEGQKIQGSQSIVAKLTSLPFQQCKHNITTVDCQPSGSGGMLVFVSGNLQLAGEQHALKFSQRSSQCSL, encoded by the exons atGGATCCAGACGCAGTAGCCAAGGCCTTCGTCGAGCACTACTACTCCACATTCGATGCCAACCGGGCCGGTTTAGCCAATCTCTACCAGGAAGGTTCCATGTTGACCTTCGAAGGTCAAAAGATCCAGGGCTCTCAGAGCATCGTGGCTAAGCTCACCAGCCTTCCTTTCCAGCAGTGCAAGCACAACATCACCACCGTCGATTGCCAGCCTTCCGGCTCCGGCGGCATGCTCGTATTCGTCAGCGGTAACCTCCAACTCGCTGGCGAGCAGCATGCTCTCAAGTTTAGCCAG AGGTCCTCTCAGTGCTCACTCTGA